The following are encoded in a window of Rubellicoccus peritrichatus genomic DNA:
- a CDS encoding AraC family transcriptional regulator: MSEVVTANSTNEAFRSVDPLGEALHALRFSGAFFCRSELTAPWGIDLPPMSDSLIFHIITEGAAWVRFANGERFAMEAGDFALLPQGRGHAILDAPETPAINLYDYERPLLSPRYELLKIDGGGAPAGLICGVVSVKDPAARRMVSLLPKIILMQASTPGNEWLRASVQLMLQEAISLGPGGDAVLTRTSDIFVLQAIRHWLQTDPHAQTGWLGALQDRQIGRVLSLIHQEPTRHWTVESLAETVGVSRSGLAARFVDLVGQTPMAYLRQWRFEVAHGWLVDTDKTLAGIAEELGYESEASFSRAYKKATGQTPGSVRRGSE, translated from the coding sequence ATGTCGGAAGTCGTGACTGCTAACTCCACCAACGAAGCCTTTCGTTCGGTCGATCCGCTTGGCGAAGCATTGCATGCCTTGCGTTTTAGCGGTGCTTTTTTCTGTCGGTCGGAGCTAACGGCACCATGGGGCATTGATCTCCCTCCGATGTCCGACAGTTTGATCTTCCATATTATAACCGAGGGGGCTGCGTGGGTGAGGTTTGCCAATGGCGAACGATTCGCGATGGAGGCGGGAGACTTTGCCCTATTACCTCAAGGGCGTGGTCACGCAATCCTCGACGCTCCGGAAACGCCGGCAATAAACCTTTACGACTACGAGCGTCCACTCCTAAGCCCGCGCTATGAGCTGTTGAAAATCGATGGAGGAGGCGCTCCCGCTGGACTTATTTGCGGAGTGGTTTCAGTCAAAGATCCTGCGGCCCGACGCATGGTCAGCCTCCTGCCAAAGATCATATTAATGCAGGCTTCGACCCCAGGCAACGAATGGCTTCGCGCATCGGTTCAGTTGATGCTGCAAGAAGCAATCAGCCTCGGCCCTGGTGGCGACGCCGTTCTCACTCGAACATCCGACATCTTTGTTTTGCAGGCAATCCGCCACTGGCTGCAGACCGATCCCCATGCACAAACCGGCTGGCTCGGTGCTCTCCAGGACCGGCAGATCGGACGAGTACTTAGCCTCATACATCAGGAACCGACGCGGCATTGGACGGTAGAAAGCCTTGCTGAAACAGTCGGGGTCTCGCGCTCCGGCCTCGCGGCCCGCTTTGTCGATCTTGTTGGCCAGACTCCGATGGCTTACCTGAGGCAATGGCGTTTCGAAGTAGCCCACGGCTGGTTGGTTGATACCGATAAAACGCTTGCCGGGATTGCAGAGGAGCTAGGCTACGAAAGTGAGGCCAGTTTCTCACGGGCCTATAAAAAGGCAACGGGACAGACCCCCGGAAGTGTGAGACGAGGAAGTGAATGA
- a CDS encoding DMP19 family protein, which translates to MKIRGFLYIALTVVLLGCSSEDSSREKDNGSEIELTEKEQYFVDQYGYEPAYVAELYRMPDAEVRQVVEAFVKSQGQSESYWKLIVIQERAIPYLIAVLKDEKNYIRPSRDSHAYPNESPAERALSRLKRGHYPEIKPYLLSQVSNDDYNVRFKIASHTAAFGTDDVLESVVELANDEKEHVRSGVSIGIREAVKSGKAADNYKEKLWEVFKEIYLSGGTAMYRDPLNTLLVIDEEKAVALLNTPENLDTDNPNLERVLSVLLQTETELPADYWLSLLEVHKPGIKSSKSSRIFEKCLIALARKKHPKGRELLEKVLEEKPNDEERKLEGYQRARIDRQLIALNALMQWDGKESDYDKAFELAGEVDYDWDQVDPKYWKYLFPHYLDAEVRNGGFSQYFFNSSSDYNEECLEALKLIGATEHHRILSKATKQFGFWGPSKDRGKRQSQLENLSDEEAEALYECNDEWYDLDYPVGYYLLKYDYESGL; encoded by the coding sequence ATGAAGATACGTGGATTTCTCTATATTGCTTTGACCGTTGTGTTATTGGGTTGCTCATCTGAGGATAGCTCCAGGGAGAAAGATAATGGCTCTGAGATTGAGCTTACGGAGAAAGAGCAGTATTTCGTAGATCAATACGGTTATGAGCCAGCTTATGTTGCAGAGCTTTACCGAATGCCTGACGCTGAAGTTCGGCAAGTGGTCGAAGCATTTGTCAAAAGTCAGGGGCAGTCTGAGTCTTACTGGAAACTGATTGTTATTCAGGAACGCGCAATACCGTATCTGATTGCTGTATTGAAGGATGAGAAAAACTATATTCGGCCGAGCAGAGATTCTCATGCTTATCCGAATGAATCTCCTGCTGAACGCGCGCTGAGTCGCTTGAAGCGTGGACATTATCCAGAGATCAAGCCTTACCTCCTCAGTCAGGTTTCAAATGATGACTACAATGTGAGATTTAAGATTGCATCACATACCGCGGCTTTCGGCACCGATGATGTGCTGGAGAGTGTTGTTGAACTGGCAAATGATGAGAAAGAGCACGTTCGCTCCGGAGTGAGTATTGGTATTCGTGAAGCAGTTAAATCCGGTAAGGCGGCTGACAATTACAAAGAGAAATTATGGGAGGTTTTTAAGGAAATCTACCTCTCTGGTGGGACCGCAATGTATCGTGATCCTTTGAATACATTGTTGGTCATTGATGAAGAAAAAGCTGTGGCACTGTTGAACACTCCAGAGAATCTGGACACAGATAATCCGAATTTGGAACGTGTCCTTTCTGTTTTACTTCAGACCGAAACAGAATTGCCTGCTGATTATTGGTTGAGTTTGTTGGAAGTTCACAAGCCTGGCATCAAATCCAGCAAATCCAGTCGTATCTTTGAAAAATGCTTAATTGCGCTTGCCCGTAAGAAGCACCCTAAGGGGAGGGAATTACTCGAAAAAGTACTGGAAGAGAAACCAAATGACGAAGAGAGGAAACTTGAAGGTTATCAGAGGGCAAGAATTGATCGCCAGTTAATTGCCCTGAATGCGCTGATGCAATGGGATGGCAAGGAAAGTGATTACGATAAAGCCTTTGAGTTGGCTGGTGAGGTCGATTATGATTGGGATCAGGTTGATCCCAAATACTGGAAGTACCTTTTCCCACATTACCTTGATGCCGAAGTGCGCAATGGCGGTTTTAGTCAGTATTTTTTTAACTCAAGTAGCGATTATAACGAAGAATGCTTGGAAGCTCTTAAATTGATTGGAGCTACCGAGCATCACAGAATTTTGAGTAAAGCGACGAAGCAATTTGGTTTTTGGGGGCCATCTAAGGATAGGGGGAAGCGTCAGAGCCAGTTGGAAAACCTAAGCGATGAGGAGGCAGAGGCTTTGTATGAATGTAATGATGAGTGGTACGATTTGGATTATCCGGTTGGATACTATCTGTTGAAGTATGACTATGAAAGTGGGCTATGA